A genomic segment from Anas platyrhynchos isolate ZD024472 breed Pekin duck chromosome 5, IASCAAS_PekinDuck_T2T, whole genome shotgun sequence encodes:
- the DTD2 gene encoding D-aminoacyl-tRNA deacylase 2 isoform X4: MNIQLKSIQRGLVIYICFFKGADQDLVPKIVNTLLNVKLSENESGEYVSLLDLPGNVLIIPQATLGGKLKGRKMQYHANIEKEKGLELYSQFVTLCEKELAANAKCMEAGVLVKYGTYGNRQVLKLDTNGPYTHLVEL; this comes from the exons atgaatATTCAGCTAAAGAGT ATCCAGAGAGGGCTTGTTATCTACATATGCTTCTTCAAAGGTGCTGATCAAGATCTTGTTCCAAAAATTG tCAACACGCTGTTGAATGTTAAATTAAGTGAAAATGAAAGTGGAGAGTACGTATCTCTCCTTGACTTACCAGGCAACGTGCTCATCATACCACAGGCTACCCTGGGTGGTAaactgaagggaagaaagatgCAGTACCATGCAaacatagaaaaagaaaaagggctgGAACTTTATTCTCAGTTTGTGACTTTATGTGAAAAGGAACTGGCTGCCAATGCCAAATGCATGGAGGCAGGTGTTCTCGTCAAGTATGGCACATATGGGAACAGACAGGTGTTAAAACTGGATACAAATGGACCTTACACTCATTTGGTtgaactctga
- the DTD2 gene encoding D-aminoacyl-tRNA deacylase 2 isoform X2, whose translation MAAARPVLARAVLQQCLSARLQIQRGLVIYICFFKGADQDLVPKIVNTLLNVKLSENESGEYVSLLDLPGNVLIIPQATLGGKLKGRKMQYHANIEKEKGLELYSQFVTLCEKELAANAKCMEAGVLVKYGTYGNRQVLKLDTNGPYTHLVEL comes from the exons atggcggcggcgcggccggTGCTGGCCCGAGCggtgctgcagcagtgcctgtCCGCTCGGCTGCAG ATCCAGAGAGGGCTTGTTATCTACATATGCTTCTTCAAAGGTGCTGATCAAGATCTTGTTCCAAAAATTG tCAACACGCTGTTGAATGTTAAATTAAGTGAAAATGAAAGTGGAGAGTACGTATCTCTCCTTGACTTACCAGGCAACGTGCTCATCATACCACAGGCTACCCTGGGTGGTAaactgaagggaagaaagatgCAGTACCATGCAaacatagaaaaagaaaaagggctgGAACTTTATTCTCAGTTTGTGACTTTATGTGAAAAGGAACTGGCTGCCAATGCCAAATGCATGGAGGCAGGTGTTCTCGTCAAGTATGGCACATATGGGAACAGACAGGTGTTAAAACTGGATACAAATGGACCTTACACTCATTTGGTtgaactctga
- the DTD2 gene encoding D-aminoacyl-tRNA deacylase 2 isoform X3, which yields MPTLLPRERAARGAATRAPRGGERQPPLALRQGPGVAHPEKERSRRWRGPPPPGPGSSPGPRAAPALPRRSAAGRLSPGDAGPEMAAARPVLARAVLQQCLSARLQVRPPENGSEPEWVEIQRGLVIYICFFKGADQDLVPKIETLENMMLVNARSLSTSLHIAVYGLNCIFDLPACLLSQKTS from the exons ATGCCCACGCTGCTTCCTCGCGAACGAGCAGCCCGAGGAGCCGCGACCCGAGCGCCGCGGGGCGGCGAGCGGCAGCCGCCCCTCGCCCTGCGGCAGGGCCCAGGCGTCGCTCACCCGGAAAAGGAACGGAGCCGCCGCTGGCGgggcccgccgccgcccggccccggctcctCGCCCGGCCCCCGGGCCGCCCCCGCCCTCCCGCGGCGCTCCGCCGCCGGACGCCTCTCGCCGGGGGACGCCGGGCCCGagatggcggcggcgcggccggTGCTGGCCCGAGCggtgctgcagcagtgcctgtCCGCTCGGCTGCAGGTGCGGCCGCCCGAGAACGGCTCCGAGCCCGAGTGGGTGGAG ATCCAGAGAGGGCTTGTTATCTACATATGCTTCTTCAAAGGTGCTGATCAAGATCTTGTTCCAAAAATTG AAACGCTGGAAAATATGATGCTAGTAAATGCAAGAAGTCTGTCTACAAGTTTGCACATTGCAGTTTATGGGTTAAATTGCATCTTTGAccttcctgcctgcctcctcTCTCAAAAGACAAGCTGA
- the DTD2 gene encoding D-aminoacyl-tRNA deacylase 2 isoform X1, whose amino-acid sequence MAAARPVLARAVLQQCLSARLQVRPPENGSEPEWVEIQRGLVIYICFFKGADQDLVPKIVNTLLNVKLSENESGEYVSLLDLPGNVLIIPQATLGGKLKGRKMQYHANIEKEKGLELYSQFVTLCEKELAANAKCMEAGVLVKYGTYGNRQVLKLDTNGPYTHLVEL is encoded by the exons atggcggcggcgcggccggTGCTGGCCCGAGCggtgctgcagcagtgcctgtCCGCTCGGCTGCAGGTGCGGCCGCCCGAGAACGGCTCCGAGCCCGAGTGGGTGGAG ATCCAGAGAGGGCTTGTTATCTACATATGCTTCTTCAAAGGTGCTGATCAAGATCTTGTTCCAAAAATTG tCAACACGCTGTTGAATGTTAAATTAAGTGAAAATGAAAGTGGAGAGTACGTATCTCTCCTTGACTTACCAGGCAACGTGCTCATCATACCACAGGCTACCCTGGGTGGTAaactgaagggaagaaagatgCAGTACCATGCAaacatagaaaaagaaaaagggctgGAACTTTATTCTCAGTTTGTGACTTTATGTGAAAAGGAACTGGCTGCCAATGCCAAATGCATGGAGGCAGGTGTTCTCGTCAAGTATGGCACATATGGGAACAGACAGGTGTTAAAACTGGATACAAATGGACCTTACACTCATTTGGTtgaactctga